In the genome of Thermoplasmata archaeon, one region contains:
- the pcn gene encoding proliferating cell nuclear antigen (pcna) produces the protein MFVAELKSDTLKGLVNIISTLIDEVKFTVNAEGMTLKAVDAAHVAMIEMNVTKGAFESFSAEDTELGLDLEKVKGVLKLAGSGETIRMEQDDATGKLIFKVGNITRRMSLIDTTGMNDPKVPQLNLSATITVPVEELQKGIRAVESISDHITLKAGPEFFELSCEGDTDSVSLKLDASSAKISTDTDVCSMFPPDYLANIIKAIPSGTQVDIELDNDYPVKLVFALADGAAKVDYLLAPRIESE, from the coding sequence ATGTTCGTTGCAGAGCTGAAATCCGACACACTCAAAGGATTGGTGAACATAATCTCGACACTCATTGACGAGGTCAAGTTCACTGTCAACGCCGAAGGCATGACGCTCAAGGCTGTCGACGCCGCACACGTCGCCATGATCGAGATGAACGTCACAAAGGGAGCTTTCGAGTCCTTCTCAGCCGAGGACACGGAGCTCGGTCTCGACCTCGAGAAGGTCAAGGGAGTCCTCAAACTGGCAGGATCCGGAGAGACCATCAGGATGGAGCAGGACGACGCCACTGGGAAGCTCATCTTCAAGGTAGGCAACATCACAAGGCGCATGAGCCTCATCGACACGACCGGAATGAACGACCCCAAAGTCCCCCAGCTCAACCTCTCGGCGACCATCACCGTCCCCGTGGAGGAGCTGCAGAAGGGAATCCGCGCAGTGGAGTCCATCTCCGATCACATCACGCTCAAGGCAGGTCCCGAGTTCTTCGAACTCTCCTGCGAGGGGGACACAGATTCCGTCAGCCTCAAACTGGACGCCTCCTCAGCGAAGATCAGCACGGATACGGACGTGTGCAGCATGTTCCCTCCAGACTATCTCGCCAACATCATCAAGGCCATCCCCTCGGGGACTCAGGTCGACATCGAACTCGACAACGATTATCCCGTCAAGCTCGTGTTCGCGCTTGCTGACGGGGCAGCGAAGGTGGATTACCTCCTCGCACCCAGAATCGAGAGCGAGTGA
- a CDS encoding class I SAM-dependent methyltransferase family protein gives MKRVTFAKLPSEEAGPIIRDLMSKEYVDLHAKIGKDECFRYVPVLPEFIDTVRAMGIETAEGDAHTLDRRSPQEKIHDILSDHPELEGIIPEKWEYVGDIVIVRMDPACEPYKELIGKTYAEVLDAKTVCADVRGVSGEFRQPSMEVIYGTDTESVRLENGIRYGFDVTKVMFASGNTDERMRMRKLDCTGETVVDMFAGIGYFTLPLAKYSGARRVFACEKNPESYQFLCRNIRDNGLQDKVIPILSDNRNLLGKHFADRILMGYVQTTSEFVPKALSMIRPGGIIHYHDTFYVTEYEDRIRSIFDENCGKDGYEILRIHEVKSYAPSVSHYVADIRVRPSLQNLMQ, from the coding sequence ATGAAGAGGGTAACGTTCGCCAAACTGCCATCGGAAGAGGCCGGCCCGATCATCCGCGACCTTATGTCAAAGGAGTATGTCGACCTTCACGCGAAGATAGGCAAGGATGAATGTTTCCGTTATGTGCCAGTATTGCCTGAGTTCATTGATACTGTCAGGGCCATGGGCATCGAGACGGCCGAGGGGGACGCCCATACATTGGACCGCAGGAGCCCCCAGGAGAAGATACATGACATCCTCTCGGACCATCCCGAATTGGAAGGGATCATCCCCGAGAAGTGGGAGTATGTCGGGGACATCGTGATAGTTAGGATGGATCCCGCCTGCGAACCTTATAAGGAACTGATAGGCAAGACATATGCGGAGGTCCTCGATGCCAAGACCGTCTGTGCGGACGTCAGAGGCGTCTCGGGGGAATTCAGGCAGCCAAGCATGGAGGTCATATACGGTACCGACACGGAGTCGGTCCGTCTCGAGAACGGGATCAGATACGGTTTCGATGTCACCAAGGTGATGTTCGCTTCCGGGAACACCGACGAGAGGATGCGCATGAGGAAGCTGGACTGCACCGGGGAGACCGTGGTGGACATGTTCGCGGGGATAGGCTACTTCACCCTCCCTCTTGCAAAATACTCGGGTGCGAGGCGCGTATTTGCATGCGAGAAGAATCCGGAATCATATCAGTTCCTCTGCAGGAACATCAGGGACAACGGGCTCCAGGACAAGGTCATCCCCATCCTATCCGATAACAGGAACCTTCTGGGGAAGCATTTCGCCGACCGTATCCTCATGGGATATGTCCAGACGACCTCCGAATTCGTCCCCAAGGCGCTGTCGATGATACGTCCCGGTGGGATCATACACTATCACGACACATTCTATGTCACCGAATACGAGGATAGGATCAGATCGATCTTCGATGAGAACTGCGGAAAGGACGGGTACGAGATCCTCAGGATTCACGAGGTAAAATCATACGCCCCGTCCGTCTCGCATTATGTGGCCGATATAAGGGTCAGACCTTCTCTCCAGAACCTGATGCAGTGA
- a CDS encoding transketolase encodes MEELTLSDLENIANRLRLHVVEMTYAAHSGHPGGSLSAADMMAALYFRFMRHDPMNPQWEDRDRFVLSKGHVAPILYAALAESGYFPVEELTSLRQIGSKLQGHPVRGKVPGVEMSTGSLGQGLSMACGIALAGKMDGKDYRTICMLGDGELQEGQNWEAAMFARQAGLTNLIAIVDRNRLQITGDTEGAVGLEPLPEKWKAFGWNVIIIDGHNMRQILEALDKAAAARTRPTVIIMKTVKGKGVSFMENNAGFHGKACNDEEYAKAVEELRAVIQ; translated from the coding sequence ATGGAAGAACTAACGCTGAGCGACCTGGAAAACATCGCGAACAGGCTCAGGCTCCACGTCGTCGAGATGACGTACGCGGCCCATTCGGGACACCCCGGGGGATCGCTGTCAGCAGCGGACATGATGGCCGCTCTCTATTTCAGATTCATGAGGCACGACCCTATGAACCCCCAGTGGGAGGACAGGGACAGATTCGTGCTCTCCAAGGGCCACGTGGCACCCATCCTCTATGCGGCATTGGCCGAGTCGGGGTACTTCCCCGTCGAGGAACTCACCTCCCTGAGGCAGATCGGATCGAAACTGCAGGGACACCCCGTACGCGGAAAGGTCCCCGGAGTGGAGATGTCCACAGGATCCCTCGGTCAGGGGCTCAGCATGGCATGCGGTATCGCACTGGCAGGCAAGATGGACGGCAAGGACTACAGGACCATCTGCATGCTGGGCGACGGAGAGCTCCAGGAAGGACAGAACTGGGAGGCGGCAATGTTCGCCCGCCAGGCAGGGCTCACGAACCTCATCGCCATTGTGGACCGCAACAGATTGCAGATCACAGGCGACACCGAGGGTGCCGTCGGTCTCGAACCCCTTCCCGAGAAATGGAAGGCGTTCGGATGGAACGTTATCATAATCGACGGACACAACATGCGTCAGATCCTGGAGGCCCTGGACAAGGCAGCGGCCGCAAGGACCAGGCCTACCGTTATCATAATGAAGACCGTGAAGGGAAAGGGCGTATCGTTCATGGAGAACAACGCCGGATTCCACGGAAAGGCATGCAACGACGAGGAGTATGCGAAAGCGGTCGAAGAGCTCAGGGCGGTGATCCAATGA
- a CDS encoding transketolase family protein, with the protein MTGEKLAQRNYYGKALAELAVENPNVVVMDADLAGSTKTSDFQKVCPERFVEVGIAESNMIGIAAGLAASGKTVFASTFGVFATGRCWEQIRLGVAYPKLNVKIVATHCGISVGEDGASHQALEDISIMRSLPNMVVIAPADAYEAFAATKVLAAYDGPAYMRMGRADFPTILEPDVEFEIGKAQVLREGGDVTIIGCGQMVSFCLEAAEFLAIEGINAEVINMSTIKPLDTATLISSVTKTGCCVTAEEHSIIGGLGSAVAEALCDSTCVPLERVGTKDTFGESGKPADLMVKYGLTTQDIIAAAKRSISRM; encoded by the coding sequence ATGACAGGAGAGAAGCTCGCTCAGCGCAATTACTACGGAAAGGCTCTTGCAGAGCTTGCTGTGGAAAACCCCAACGTCGTCGTCATGGATGCTGACCTGGCAGGATCCACAAAGACCTCGGACTTCCAGAAGGTATGTCCCGAGAGGTTTGTCGAGGTCGGAATCGCCGAATCCAACATGATCGGTATCGCAGCAGGACTCGCGGCTTCCGGAAAGACGGTCTTCGCATCGACATTCGGAGTGTTCGCCACCGGAAGGTGTTGGGAACAGATCAGGCTCGGAGTCGCATACCCTAAGCTGAACGTCAAGATCGTAGCCACCCACTGCGGAATCAGCGTGGGTGAGGACGGGGCTTCCCATCAGGCCCTGGAGGACATCTCTATCATGCGCAGTCTTCCGAACATGGTGGTAATCGCGCCTGCTGACGCCTACGAGGCATTCGCAGCCACCAAAGTCCTGGCCGCCTACGACGGTCCGGCATACATGAGGATGGGCCGTGCGGACTTCCCCACAATTCTCGAGCCCGACGTTGAGTTCGAGATCGGTAAGGCGCAGGTCCTGAGGGAGGGCGGAGACGTCACCATCATCGGATGCGGACAGATGGTCTCATTCTGTCTCGAGGCGGCAGAGTTCCTCGCGATCGAGGGAATCAACGCCGAAGTCATAAACATGTCAACAATCAAGCCTCTCGACACCGCGACGCTCATCTCGTCCGTAACCAAGACAGGATGCTGCGTCACCGCCGAGGAGCACAGTATCATCGGAGGATTGGGTTCAGCCGTTGCGGAGGCTCTCTGCGACAGCACCTGTGTGCCTCTGGAGAGGGTCGGAACCAAGGATACCTTCGGTGAATCCGGCAAACCCGCGGACCTGATGGTCAAATACGGTCTTACCACGCAGGATATAATCGCTGCCGCCAAGAGATCGATTTCAAGGATGTGA
- a CDS encoding transcription factor S, with protein MFCSCGSMMFPKDGKYVCNSCGATKDIGGKAEVIKTDVKEKETTVITENVATLPKTRIPCPECGHTEAFFVIRQTRAADEPETRIYRCCKCNHSWREY; from the coding sequence ATGTTTTGCTCGTGCGGCTCAATGATGTTCCCCAAAGACGGGAAGTATGTTTGCAATTCCTGCGGTGCTACCAAGGATATCGGTGGCAAGGCAGAGGTCATAAAGACGGATGTTAAGGAGAAGGAGACCACCGTGATAACGGAGAATGTGGCGACCCTTCCGAAGACCCGCATCCCTTGTCCCGAGTGCGGACATACCGAAGCGTTCTTCGTCATCAGGCAGACCCGTGCAGCGGATGAACCTGAGACGAGGATCTACCGCTGCTGTAAGTGCAACCATTCCTGGAGAGAGTACTGA
- a CDS encoding NAD(P)/FAD-dependent oxidoreductase encodes MRHRHDPLRHPQEDGRTPQDRRGYPEVHSRLREIQEKLIAMHDVIVVGAGPAGSLAARRLSEKKYEVLVLEEHESPGIPQHCTGLVSEETIKMSGVRPVEYSTLYGAHVVFPNGESLEIRSDKPKAKMIDRVDLEVKMAEAAQDAGADYCFNERYNGHTVGDAVVVDTSVRPHRGKIIIGADGVNSQVAMSLGDNKPKEYIRGIQADVDYKMDDQEMLNLYLGNKVAPGFFAWAIPCGEFTRIGLCSTWSAGPPSEYLSDILVQMGFHDKVLRVHSGKIPLGIRPFLCGDRCLLNGDAAGFVKPLSGGGLYPTFRANTHLVNTITNGLDSDALYSRDLSEYTRACMEDFGRELDHSYQLRKRYKKLTDNDFNRFYDYIMKNDLVPFVQEIDIDHPSEVIKKVLKSPSRLLSAIPLALRSVK; translated from the coding sequence ATGCGACATCGCCACGATCCCCTACGACACCCTCAAGAAGATGGTCGGACACCCCAAGACCGACGAGGGTATCCAGAAGTTCATAGCCGATTACGAGAAATCCAAGAAAAACTGATCGCGATGCACGACGTAATCGTGGTCGGTGCCGGACCGGCTGGGAGCCTGGCAGCCAGAAGACTGTCGGAGAAGAAGTACGAGGTGCTGGTGCTCGAGGAGCATGAGTCCCCCGGAATCCCCCAGCACTGCACAGGTCTGGTTTCCGAAGAGACAATAAAGATGTCCGGCGTCAGGCCGGTGGAATACAGCACATTGTACGGTGCACATGTCGTCTTCCCCAACGGAGAGTCCCTAGAGATACGTTCGGATAAGCCCAAGGCGAAGATGATCGACCGTGTGGACCTTGAGGTCAAGATGGCCGAGGCCGCACAGGATGCCGGTGCCGATTATTGTTTCAACGAGCGCTATAACGGCCATACCGTCGGAGACGCTGTAGTCGTGGACACCAGTGTCCGTCCCCACAGAGGGAAGATAATCATAGGCGCTGACGGGGTCAACTCCCAGGTGGCCATGTCCCTGGGCGATAACAAACCCAAGGAGTACATCAGGGGAATCCAGGCAGATGTCGATTACAAGATGGACGACCAGGAGATGCTGAACCTTTATCTCGGCAACAAGGTCGCCCCCGGATTCTTCGCATGGGCGATCCCCTGCGGCGAATTCACACGCATAGGTCTTTGCTCAACATGGTCGGCAGGACCCCCTTCGGAATACCTCTCGGACATCCTTGTCCAGATGGGATTCCATGACAAGGTGCTAAGGGTGCATTCTGGAAAGATCCCCCTCGGTATACGTCCGTTCCTCTGCGGGGACAGGTGCCTGCTGAACGGGGATGCCGCCGGTTTCGTCAAACCCCTCTCCGGAGGAGGACTCTATCCCACGTTCAGGGCCAATACGCATCTCGTCAACACCATCACCAACGGGTTGGATTCCGATGCCCTGTACTCCAGGGACCTGTCCGAGTACACCAGGGCATGCATGGAGGATTTCGGCCGCGAGCTGGACCATTCCTATCAGCTGAGGAAGAGGTACAAGAAGCTCACGGACAACGATTTCAACAGATTCTACGATTACATCATGAAGAACGACCTCGTTCCGTTCGTCCAGGAGATCGATATCGATCATCCGAGCGAGGTCATCAAGAAGGTTCTCAAGAGTCCGTCCAGGCTGCTTTCCGCCATCCCTCTGGCCTTGAGGTCAGTCAAATGA
- the fsa gene encoding fructose-6-phosphate aldolase, with the protein MKIFIDTANLDMIKEINSWGILDGVTTNPSLIAKEGVDVRTRVREIAEIVDGPISAEAMSMTCDEMVKEGRELAKIHPNINVKLPMCVETLKATKILSSEGIKVNVTLIFSPLQALLAAKAGAAFVSPFVGRLDDIGQFGGDLVAQIMTVLENYGYPTEVIAASIRGPNHVLEAALNGCDIATIPYDTLKKMVGHPKTDEGIQKFIADYEKSKKN; encoded by the coding sequence ATGAAGATATTCATAGACACTGCAAATCTGGACATGATCAAGGAAATCAACAGCTGGGGAATCCTGGACGGAGTGACGACCAACCCCAGTCTCATCGCCAAGGAAGGAGTCGACGTGAGGACCCGTGTAAGGGAGATCGCTGAGATCGTCGACGGACCCATCTCCGCAGAGGCAATGTCCATGACCTGCGACGAAATGGTCAAGGAGGGCCGCGAGCTCGCCAAGATCCACCCCAACATCAATGTCAAACTGCCTATGTGCGTGGAGACACTGAAGGCCACCAAGATCCTCTCCTCCGAGGGAATCAAGGTCAACGTCACCCTCATCTTCTCTCCTCTGCAGGCATTGCTAGCAGCAAAGGCCGGAGCAGCATTCGTCTCTCCCTTTGTAGGACGTCTCGACGATATCGGACAGTTCGGAGGCGATCTCGTCGCCCAGATCATGACAGTCCTCGAGAACTACGGCTACCCCACAGAGGTCATCGCAGCATCCATCCGCGGACCCAACCACGTGCTCGAAGCGGCACTCAACGGATGCGACATCGCCACGATCCCCTACGACACCCTCAAGAAGATGGTCGGACACCCCAAGACCGACGAGGGTATCCAGAAGTTCATAGCCGATTACGAGAAATCCAAGAAAAACTGA
- a CDS encoding ribose 1,5-bisphosphate isomerase, producing MDQNVVSISQDIRDMKIRGAGRIARAGATAVCRFAEGYSGTDLTSFSRDLDDAVKVILDSRPTAVSLWNGVHASIKGVKEASGVEEAKEILIRNSNEFIAESNEAVQNIARIGAKRIEDGDTIMTHCNSSVAIGVISEAHRQGKDIKVYATESRPWRQGILTVNDLSREGIDTTLIIDSAVRLVMKKVDKVFVGADTITSHGALVNKIGTSQVALAAKEARVQFYVCSETYKFSPLTLEGDLVKIEEREISEVVRPGEIPDSVKVFNPVFDVTPSQYIDGIITELGLISPGSVYDILEKKFGTELMKE from the coding sequence ATGGACCAGAACGTCGTTTCGATTTCTCAGGATATCCGCGATATGAAGATACGCGGTGCAGGAAGGATCGCCAGGGCAGGGGCCACCGCCGTCTGCAGATTCGCAGAGGGGTACTCGGGGACCGATCTGACATCCTTCAGCAGGGATCTGGATGACGCCGTGAAGGTAATCTTGGACTCCAGGCCGACGGCAGTATCGCTGTGGAACGGTGTCCACGCATCCATAAAGGGGGTCAAGGAAGCTTCCGGCGTGGAAGAGGCGAAGGAGATCCTCATCAGGAACTCGAACGAGTTCATAGCAGAGTCCAACGAGGCCGTCCAGAACATCGCACGTATTGGTGCGAAGAGGATCGAGGACGGTGACACGATTATGACGCACTGCAACAGCAGCGTCGCCATCGGTGTGATATCCGAAGCCCACAGGCAGGGAAAGGACATCAAGGTGTACGCCACCGAATCCCGCCCCTGGAGGCAGGGCATACTTACAGTCAACGACCTTTCCAGAGAGGGGATAGACACCACGCTGATCATCGACAGCGCCGTCCGTCTCGTCATGAAGAAGGTCGACAAGGTCTTCGTGGGGGCCGACACCATAACATCCCACGGTGCGCTCGTGAACAAGATCGGGACTTCTCAGGTGGCATTAGCCGCAAAGGAGGCCAGGGTCCAATTCTACGTCTGCAGCGAGACCTACAAGTTCTCGCCGCTGACCCTCGAAGGGGATCTGGTGAAGATCGAGGAGCGCGAGATCTCGGAGGTCGTCAGGCCAGGGGAGATCCCTGATTCCGTCAAGGTATTCAACCCAGTCTTCGACGTGACACCCTCGCAATACATCGACGGAATAATCACCGAGCTAGGCCTGATATCGCCGGGCTCGGTCTACGACATCCTGGAGAAGAAGTTCGGAACGGAATTAATGAAGGAGTGA